A window of Vicinamibacteria bacterium contains these coding sequences:
- a CDS encoding metalloregulator ArsR/SmtB family transcription factor, giving the protein MAAKRGAYLASAPIFAALGDETRLRLVARLCSGGPQSIARLTAGTEVTRQAVTKHLLVLAEAGLVQVVRQGRESRWELEPDSLGVARRHLELISDEWTERLQALERHLDSEPERKSRATRRRRKSPASKSRVA; this is encoded by the coding sequence ATGGCCGCGAAGAGGGGCGCTTACCTGGCTTCCGCACCCATTTTCGCGGCTCTCGGGGACGAGACACGCTTGCGCCTCGTGGCCCGCCTGTGCTCGGGCGGGCCACAGTCCATCGCCCGTCTCACGGCCGGCACGGAAGTGACGCGACAGGCGGTCACCAAGCATCTGCTCGTGCTCGCCGAGGCGGGACTGGTCCAAGTTGTCAGGCAAGGACGAGAAAGCCGATGGGAGCTCGAGCCCGATTCGCTCGGCGTGGCGCGCCGCCACCTGGAGCTGATTTCGGACGAGTGGACCGAGCGCCTCCAGGCGCTCGAGCGGCACCTCGATTCGGAGCCCGAGAGGAAGTCCCGAGCAACCAGGCGCAGGAGGAAATCGCCGGCGAGCAAATCTCGCGTCGCGTAG
- a CDS encoding SRPBCC family protein → MGTTTTDRIEKKIRLRHPRSRVWKALTDSREFGSWFGAIFTEPFRPGGKLQGRVTHKGYEHMTMDVTIERMEPERLFSWRWHPGAAEPGESFSDEPTTLVVFELEEVPGGTLLTVVETGFDKIPLARRAKAFRDNEEGWAAQMKAIERHLGGS, encoded by the coding sequence ATGGGCACGACCACGACCGATCGCATCGAGAAGAAGATCCGGCTTCGCCACCCCCGCTCTCGGGTTTGGAAGGCCCTCACCGACTCGAGGGAGTTCGGCAGCTGGTTCGGGGCGATTTTCACCGAGCCGTTCCGTCCGGGGGGGAAGCTTCAAGGACGAGTCACTCACAAGGGCTACGAGCACATGACGATGGACGTCACCATCGAGCGTATGGAGCCCGAGCGCCTGTTCTCGTGGCGCTGGCATCCGGGCGCTGCCGAGCCGGGGGAGTCCTTCTCCGACGAGCCCACCACCCTGGTCGTCTTCGAGCTCGAAGAGGTCCCCGGCGGAACGTTGCTCACCGTGGTGGAAACGGGATTCGACAAGATCCCGCTCGCGCGGCGCGCGAAGGCGTTTCGTGACAACGAGGAAGGTTGGGCCGCCCAGATGAAGGCTATCGAGCGGCACCTCGGCGGGTCCTGA